The Burkholderia mayonis genome window below encodes:
- a CDS encoding ImmA/IrrE family metallo-endopeptidase, with product MVTETTAPQMLTVSDLGKYLKDEFDYDIFAGAPPVDVDAIARLLDINVIESPTFNGSTSAPVDSDTVGLISLEHEGRATVWINTNQNSYEPRRRFTLAHEIGHFCMHRVEGRLEFVDDKSTMSRSESYWTRHESEANNFAAELLMPSQLIRSVGRPIIDAYKRENGTEKMPLDRFTAQMAPRFRVSNPAMEYRVKNMLARR from the coding sequence ATGGTTACCGAAACTACTGCCCCCCAAATGTTGACCGTGTCGGATTTGGGGAAATACCTGAAGGATGAATTCGACTATGACATCTTTGCGGGCGCACCGCCGGTCGATGTCGATGCCATCGCGCGACTCTTAGATATCAACGTTATCGAGTCGCCGACTTTCAACGGCTCAACGTCGGCGCCTGTCGATAGCGATACGGTGGGCCTGATTTCTCTTGAGCACGAAGGTAGGGCCACTGTCTGGATAAACACCAACCAGAATTCGTACGAACCACGACGTAGGTTTACGCTGGCGCACGAAATCGGCCACTTTTGTATGCATCGCGTTGAGGGACGGCTCGAGTTCGTCGATGACAAGAGCACGATGAGCCGCAGCGAATCTTATTGGACGAGACACGAATCGGAAGCAAATAACTTCGCGGCGGAACTCCTTATGCCCTCGCAGCTTATCCGATCCGTCGGCCGACCGATCATCGACGCTTATAAGCGTGAAAACGGCACGGAAAAGATGCCGCTGGATCGCTTCACTGCTCAAATGGCGCCTCGTTTCCGCGTCTCGAATCCTGCGATGGAATACCGAGTAAAAAATATGCTTGCTAGGCGCTAG
- the queC gene encoding 7-cyano-7-deazaguanine synthase QueC, translated as MIRTDAKDGALVLFSGGQDSATCVAWALERYQTVETLGFDYGQRHRVELECREGVRDALKRRFPQWENKLGDDHMIDLSVLGSISDTAMTRAIEIETASNGLPNTFVPGRNLLFMTIGAAIAYRRGLRVLVGGMCETDFSGYPDCRDDTMKALQITLNLGMDARFVLETPLMWLDKADTWRLAEQLGGKPFVELIRIETHTCYVGERSELHDWGFGCGECPACKLRKRGYEAYLRGERVTEAPV; from the coding sequence GTGATTCGGACAGACGCTAAGGACGGCGCGCTCGTGTTGTTTTCCGGCGGCCAGGATTCGGCTACGTGTGTTGCCTGGGCGCTCGAGCGCTATCAGACCGTCGAGACGCTCGGCTTCGACTACGGCCAGCGCCATCGCGTCGAGCTCGAATGCCGCGAGGGCGTGCGCGATGCGCTGAAGCGGCGTTTTCCGCAGTGGGAGAACAAGCTCGGCGACGATCACATGATCGATCTGTCGGTGCTCGGCTCGATCAGCGACACCGCGATGACACGCGCGATCGAGATCGAGACGGCGTCGAACGGCCTGCCGAACACGTTCGTGCCGGGCCGCAATCTGCTGTTCATGACGATCGGCGCGGCGATCGCGTATCGGCGCGGGTTGCGCGTGCTCGTCGGCGGCATGTGCGAGACCGATTTTTCCGGCTATCCGGATTGCCGCGACGATACGATGAAGGCGCTGCAGATCACGCTCAATCTCGGCATGGACGCGCGCTTCGTGCTGGAAACGCCGCTGATGTGGCTCGACAAGGCCGACACGTGGCGGCTCGCGGAGCAGCTCGGCGGCAAGCCGTTCGTCGAGCTGATTCGCATCGAGACGCACACGTGCTACGTCGGCGAGCGCTCGGAGCTGCACGATTGGGGCTTCGGCTGTGGCGAATGCCCGGCGTGCAAGCTGCGCAAGCGCGGCTATGAAGCGTATCTGCGCGGCGAGCGCGTGACGGAGGCGCCGGTCTGA